The Flavipsychrobacter sp. genome contains the following window.
ATATTATAAAAGCTTTTGGCATAAGATTAAAAATATTAAATATTTTTCACATGCAGGTGTAAGGTTACCTTTAAGTTAACTTCTAAAATTTCTATTTAAAACTGACAAACTAGGGTAAATTTGTAGAAAGGTAAAAGACTTATGGGTGTACTGAACAAGTTGTTTAAGCCAGGAGGAACTAAGTTCTATATTCTTTTTGAAAGTGCTACTGCAAATTTGATAGAGATGAGTCGCCTGTTTGTACAGGTAACTAGTGCCCCAAAAGCAGAAGACCGTAAGGTTGTAATAGATGCAATGGGGAAGCTTGAAGAGAGTAGCGATAAGCTAGCCCATAAACTACTTATAGAATTAGGAGGTAACTATATTACTCCTTTCGATAGAGAAGATATACACTACCTAGCATCTACATTAGATGAAATAGCTCATGATATTTGGGGAATATCAAGATTGTATAATAGATATGATCTTAAAGGAGAACATAACACTTCGACACAAGTAGCTGAAAATTTGGTTGAGTTCTTTTTATTGTTAGATACTACTATTAAGGGGTTAAGAAACCAGTCTTCCTTAAAATCACTTGTTGATTCTTGTGAAGAAATGAGAGCATTAAGTAGTAGCTCTGACAGGCTTCTTGAAGCTAGTATTGCTAACGTGGTTAATCATGGCGCCGAATATCCCAAAGCACTTATTCAGCAAATGGACTATTACGAATTGCTACAGACTACAGTTGGTAATTGTAGAAAGGCAATAAGTGTAATAGAAGGTATTATTGTTAAGTACGGTTAGCCTTACCTTAGTCTAGATAAGACTTTTCACCATACATTGATATTGGTTTGTACTTCTTCCTTTTGGTTAATCCAAAGCCCTCTATTGCATGCTTCTCTATATGGGCTATTGCCTCTTCTACAGAATCTGTAAATAAGAATAGGTCAATATCTTTTGGGCTAATTGTTTTTTCTTTGATCATGAGTTGTATATGCTCATAAAGTACATGGTGGTACTCTTTGCCCATCAATACCACTGGGAATTTTTCAATTTTACCTGTTTGTATTAATGTTAGGGATTCAAATAGCTCATCTAATGTACCATACCCACCTGGCATTACAACAAAGGCATAAGAGTATTTTGTAAGTAGTGTTTTTCTAACAAAGAATAGGTCCATGTCTACCCAATGGTCAAGGTGGGGGTTAGGTGCCTGTTCATGAGGCAGAATGATATTACAACCTACTGATTTACCGCCAACATCTTTGGCTCCTCTATTTGCTGCTTCCATAATACCTGGTCCACCACCGGTGATAACAGTAAACCCTAGCTTGCTTATAGCTGCTCCAATTTCTCTTGCTTTTATATAATGAGGATGATTTTCATCAAAACGAGCTGAACCGAATACAGTTACACAAGGACCTATGAAGTGTAGCTTTCTATAGCCTCTAATAAACTCTCGTACTACCTTTATTATGAATTTAAACTCCTTCCAGCGGGAGTGTGGTCCTTCTAGGAAATATGCTTCTTCTTTTGATATCTTCTTCTGATTATTCGGCACGTTGCTCATCATGTATAAATAAAGAATGAGCTACTAAGATAAGCAGCTCATTGTAAACAAAAAGTCAATATTGTTCTATTACCATTGTACCGTTAAGTAATCAGCATATCCGGTGGTGCCTGCTAGTACAATGTAGCCTATTCTATCTCCACTTAAGTATTGTGCTGGTATTTCAAATATTTTTGTGCCATTCACAAATCCTAACCAGTAATTACCCACTTGTTCAAATTCTACGTCATTCCATCCTCCTCTCACAATAGCGGCATTTTGTTGCCAATCGATAATGGTTTGTACATTAGTATTAGCGTTACCTTCTTTAAATAGAGCAAAGTAGCCTTCGTCGTCAATGAATAGTGAATATCCAAAATCATTATTAGATACCCCAAAGGCAATGCCCATTGCATAATCGGTTTTTATGCTTGTCTGGATCAAGAAGTCTCTATTTACGGCAGCTCCTGTACTTATAGCAACTGTATTAGTCCCATCATTACTAGGCAAGTAAGAATATTTGAGTAGCCCTTTGTATACATCTACATAAGCTGCATTTCGAGGGTCGCTAAAAGACCAATTATTGGCATCAAAATCAAAATTATCATCGAATACATAGTTATATGCTATCGGTTGTGTATCGGGAGTAGTTTCGTAATACTCGTTTTTGATACAAGAAGAAAATAATATAGTGGCCAGTCCTAAGGATAATATGGTTAGTTTTTTAGTCATAGCTTCAGTCTTTGTTGTATATCCTATACAAATCAACAAGTATGCCATGCCAATAAAGTTTGGGTGGATTAACAAAACCTTATGGTAACTGTTAAGGAAATAAAAAGGTCGTTTTCTTGTAAAGGGGCTAGGCTGTTAAGTTATGAGATAATGAGCTAGCTTTGTTTTATGATAAACACTCATACAGCAAGTTATTGGAAAGAGCAATTAGATTTAACGGAACACGTGGAAGGTGGGGCTTTTAAAGAAATATATCGCTCAGCTATGAAACTACCACAAGAGGTATTGACCAAAGAGCATAAAGGGGATAGAGCTGCAGCAACAAGTATCTATTTTTTGTTGGAGTACGGGGAGTTTTCAGCATTTCATAGAATAGCCTCTGATGAGATATGGCATCACTATGATGGTGGCACATTATGCATTTATGAAATAAAAAAAACGGGAGAATTAGTAAAACATCTATTAGGTAAGAATATAGCTAATGGAGAGCAACTACAAGTAGTCATTGAAGCAGGTAGCTGGTTTGGGTCAAGAGTAGAAGAGGAGGGTAGCTTTACATTGAGTGGCTGCACTGTAGCTCCTGGTTTTGATTTTGGAGATTTTGAACTAGCGAAGAAAGATGTCTTAGCCAGTAAATATCCGCAGTATACATCAATAATAAATGAATTAACAAAAGACTAGGGTTTAAATTTGGAAGGAAAGAGTTTTATTCGTTTAATGACAGTGAACCAAATAATAAAAGAATGGATAAGCTTGAATTAAAAGGAAACTGGAATGAATTGAAAGGAAAAATAAAACAAGCACACGCATCACTAACTGATGATGATTTGCAATACCAAGAAGGGCAAGAAGAAGAACTAATTGGTAGATTACAACAAAAACTAGGAAAAACTAGAGTAGAAATAATAGATTGGTTGAATGCACTATAACCAAAATAAAAAAGAGCCTCTTAAGAGGCTCTTTTTTATTTACTACTACCTTTGAATTGGTGATGTTGTTCTTTAAATAAAACATTGAAAGTAGTAAGTGAACCATATACTGCAGTAACATATTGTTGTATATCCACTTTCTCTTCGTCTGTCAGGTTTTTATTGGAGTTGATCTTTTGTTCTATTAAACGTAGTCGATCCCTTACCATTACTATTTTATGAAAGAAGGTTTCTATTGGTACTTCTTTAGCTTGTAAGCTTTCGTCTTTAGGTTGTAGTATCATAGTGCCGCTATTCCATTTATTGGCCATAGGTACTATTTGCATTTCATGTAGGCGTCGCTCTAGTATATTGTCTAAAGCTTGTTCTATATCAGTAATTGTTAGTCCACCACCGCTTACACTTCCTTCTGCCGCTTCAATGATCTTCAGGTCAAAGTCCTTGCCAATGCTTTTTGTTCCGTTCTGAGATTTGAACCAAATAATATATAACTCGCTAGAAACATCTACTATAACCCCCTTGCCAAAGTTTGGGTGCTCTACACGAGATCCAATATTTAATGTTGTTGTGTCCATGTGTCGAATATAAATTAAAAACAGCTTTTGCAAATTGAATAGTTCAATTATTTTTATGAAAAAATAAAAATGGAAAAACCATATGAACCCGTAACAAATTCTTTTGAGCAAGAAGGTAACCCCGCATACTTTGTTCAATTTGCTGGTTTTTGGGCACGCTTCTTTGCTGTTTTTATAGACGGTCTTATTTTGTTTATTCCTGTATTAGTGCTTAAATATCTTATAGATGGCAACTTTTTTGGTAATAATACAATTACGTCATCTTTAGTTTCAATTGTTATTAGGTGGCTATATTTTGCGATACAAGAGTCAAGTAGTAAGCAAGCTACATTTGGTAAACAGCTCTTAGATATAAAAGTGACTGATGAGTATGGCAAAAGAATCGGTTTTGGTAGGGCAACAGGAAGATTTTTTGGCAAAATACTATCAGCCATAATACTTCTTATCGGCTTTATAATGGCTGGGTTTACAGCACGTAAGCAAGCATTACATGATATGTTGGCTAATACCCTAGTTGTCTCGCAAAATTCTTTCAAAAATAGAGTAGAGTAATACTAAAATGTAACTTTTATAGTTATTATAGAAAAGTAACTATGAAAAAGACTTTTGGTGTAATATTTATTACCATAGGTAGCTTATTTATGTTAGCAATTATTAGCATTGGCATGACTGCTATATCTAACGGAAGATCTCTAATTGGTACAACAAAAACTGTTGAAGGGAAAGTGACAGGAATCTACGATAATGGTAATTTTGATATTGGTATCCGATTAGAAGGTGATAGAGGTCATTACTATATTAATAGAGGTCAGCAAAGAGGCTTGTCTGTAAGCGAAATGAGGGCAAGGTATATAGGGGAAGAACTAGTAGTGTCTTATGTAGATCAGTTCAGCATACTAGATATCAAAAGACAAGTAAGACATGTCAACCGTATACAACTAGGTGAGGAGATGGTGTATGATGAGCTAGATTAGTTAGTGATTTAAGTTGTATGCTTTTATTAGAGATAATGTGTTTTCAATTGCAGTCTTAGATTCCCAACTTCCATGACCAGGTATTATCATTTCATCACCATGTAGTTTAAAGTGTCGTTTTGCATTCAATACACTATTAGACCAGGCTTTTATGTCTGCATCAGCAGTGTTTCCAATAGATTTACTAAGCCCACTTTTTATAAAACACCCTCCATACAAAAACTTCTTAGATGGTATGTAGAGGATAATATTATCTATTGTATGTCCGGCCCCTGGGTAGTAGGCAACTACTTTTATAGAACCACAAACAAAACTGGTGTCGTTATTATAGAAAGAATATTTAGGTATAGGGTGTTTGTGTTTAGGCGCCTCTATTGCAGTAAGTTGATAGCAATAGGTAGGAATATTATGTTTGTGTATTGTTTCAAT
Protein-coding sequences here:
- a CDS encoding DUF47 family protein, yielding MGVLNKLFKPGGTKFYILFESATANLIEMSRLFVQVTSAPKAEDRKVVIDAMGKLEESSDKLAHKLLIELGGNYITPFDREDIHYLASTLDEIAHDIWGISRLYNRYDLKGEHNTSTQVAENLVEFFLLLDTTIKGLRNQSSLKSLVDSCEEMRALSSSSDRLLEASIANVVNHGAEYPKALIQQMDYYELLQTTVGNCRKAISVIEGIIVKYG
- the bla gene encoding subclass B1 metallo-beta-lactamase; the encoded protein is MKQILALLLAIISFSSKAQNYSIKITPIDSNILLYTSYGDVGTYKNIDANAVIVVSGEDAILFDTPWDDYQTEELITYIEDRLHKHIKLCIITHAHVDRIGGIETIHKHNIPTYCYQLTAIEAPKHKHPIPKYSFYNNDTSFVCGSIKVVAYYPGAGHTIDNIILYIPSKKFLYGGCFIKSGLSKSIGNTADADIKAWSNSVLNAKRHFKLHGDEMIIPGHGSWESKTAIENTLSLIKAYNLNH
- a CDS encoding cupin domain-containing protein, with product MINTHTASYWKEQLDLTEHVEGGAFKEIYRSAMKLPQEVLTKEHKGDRAAATSIYFLLEYGEFSAFHRIASDEIWHHYDGGTLCIYEIKKTGELVKHLLGKNIANGEQLQVVIEAGSWFGSRVEEEGSFTLSGCTVAPGFDFGDFELAKKDVLASKYPQYTSIINELTKD
- a CDS encoding CsbD family protein gives rise to the protein MDKLELKGNWNELKGKIKQAHASLTDDDLQYQEGQEEELIGRLQQKLGKTRVEIIDWLNAL
- a CDS encoding TIGR00730 family Rossman fold protein, with product MMSNVPNNQKKISKEEAYFLEGPHSRWKEFKFIIKVVREFIRGYRKLHFIGPCVTVFGSARFDENHPHYIKAREIGAAISKLGFTVITGGGPGIMEAANRGAKDVGGKSVGCNIILPHEQAPNPHLDHWVDMDLFFVRKTLLTKYSYAFVVMPGGYGTLDELFESLTLIQTGKIEKFPVVLMGKEYHHVLYEHIQLMIKEKTISPKDIDLFLFTDSVEEAIAHIEKHAIEGFGLTKRKKYKPISMYGEKSYLD
- a CDS encoding RDD family protein, with amino-acid sequence MEKPYEPVTNSFEQEGNPAYFVQFAGFWARFFAVFIDGLILFIPVLVLKYLIDGNFFGNNTITSSLVSIVIRWLYFAIQESSSKQATFGKQLLDIKVTDEYGKRIGFGRATGRFFGKILSAIILLIGFIMAGFTARKQALHDMLANTLVVSQNSFKNRVE